Below is a window of Streptomyces sp. NBC_00223 DNA.
GTGTCGGCCAGCTGTGCAGGAGGAGTCATACGTAGTAGCACCCGGCCGCCGGCCCGTACCGCGTCTGCGGTCCGAGTCAGCGGCGGCGTCTTCGGGGTGCCCGTTGGAGTGTGAAGGCGACCGACGGCGCGAGCAGGCTGATGCCGGCGGGCGGTCTCCCCTGGGCACGCAACCCGTCGGCCAGGCGGCACGTATTCAGCACACACGCCCCGCGAAGGCCCCCACCACCAGCGGAAACAAGTGAGGGGAGTTTTCCCAGGCTGGCGCGCTGTCCGCCGTATCTGCCCAGGTAACAAACCCACCCCGGGGGAATTTGCAAGGCAGATGTCAGGAGTTCGAATCTCCTAGGCTCCACAGATGTTTACGCAGGTCAGCGGCCCCCTCGCCCGGTTCGGGCGAGGGGGCCGTCGGCGTGCGGTACGCGTTCCGTACGCATCAGGCTTGCTGCGTGCTCCAACGCCGCTGGCTCAGCCGTCGCCTCTCCCCGGCCTTGGCCTTCGCCTTCTCGAGAATGAAACAGCTGGCCGCTGAAGGGTCAGTTCTGCTTCTCGATGGCCTCGAAGATGTCGGAGTTGGTCTCCTGCTGCCACTTCGGCTGATCGTTCCAGTCGGCGACATAGGCGGGCTTCGGGTCGGGGAAGTGCTTGTGGATCTGGGCGATCCAGCACAGCGACACGAACCGCCCTTTCTGCTCCCGGGTGAGCCTGGCCGCCCGGCCACCGCTGACCGTCAGGAACTCTGCCACCTGGCCGTAGACCGCAGTGGCCGCGTCGCGTTCCCAGTCCGGGGTCTCCTCCCAGGGGGCCACGTACCCGGGCTTCGGCTCACCCGGGAAGTGACTGTGGACGCCCTTGATCCAGGCTTCCCTGAAGATACGGCCCTGGTCGGTCATGTTGCTTCCTTTCGGCGCGCTTATGCGGCGATCAGCGACGAGATATGGTCGTTGAAGTCTGCGACTCGCTTGTCGGGCAGGAAAGGGGCGAGGTACCCGCGGAGCCCCTCCAGTCTTCTTCCGATGTACCCCGATGATGTGCGCTCGGCCAGTTCCACGGCAGCCGTTCCGTACGACAGCAGACGGTCGATGTCGCGGCGCCGTGCACCGATGACGGCCAGGTCTGTCAGGACGCTTCCCTGTCGGCGCATCGAGAGTTGGCGCCCCAAGGCGTCTATCAGTGCTGTCTCGGCAAGGTCCAGGCGCCCCAGCGTCACGTAGCAGCTGCCCCGTTCCTCATCGAGGCGTGAGCCGTCGAAGCGGAGCCAGCCACCCGGGGAGGGATCGCTGAGGTAGTGCACCTCCTGCGCCTGGTCCAGTGCGCGGTTGCAGGCATCCAAGTCCCCCAGTCCGGCGTAGACCTGGGCTTGGACCGCGGCCACCCAGTAGCGCGTGGAGAGGTGGCTGTCGCCCTTTCGTGCCAGGAGACCGGCGGCGTCGAGTATCGGTGCGGTCTCGCGGAAACGGCGCTCGTAGACGCCGATGAAGGAGTGCCGGGTGAGGGAGGCGGCCCAGAGGTCGGCGTTCCCGGCCTCCTTGCTCGCGCTGGCCGCGAGCGCATAGCACTCGGCCGCCTCGGTGTACCGGTTCCCGTCGAAGAAGATCTCCCCGGCGAGTTGGAAGAGGCTTCCGGCCTGACCGCACAGCTCGCGGTGACGGCCTTCCCGGTGGGCGTGCCCCAAGAGACGGGTCAGGTCCGAGATCTGGTCATGCACCAGCGGGTACACGGTCTGCTTCGCTCTGGCGAGGCCGTAGACCTGCCAGAGGTGGGAGGTCATGACCTGGACCTCGGCCACGTCCTCGGCGGGAACGCGGTCCGCGTCGTCGGGGGACAGCGCAACGAGCGCCCCGGTGAGGCTCACCAGCCGTAGAAACTCACGCCGAATCATGTCGTCCCGATACCCCGATTCCGCATGCGCCCCGGGAGCTTCTGCGGAGACAGCCCTCGCCGGGACTGGTGCCGGCCTGTCGCCTTGCGGCGACAGCAGTGCCTCGATCTCGGCGGCGCTGGACTGTAGGGCCTTGGCCAGTCGTGGACGCAGGTAGGGCTGAGGGTCGGTCTCGCCGCGTTCCCAGCGCCCAATCGTCACACGATCCACGCCGAGGACTTCCGCGAGGCGTTCCTGACTGTAGCCGAGGGCTTTGCGGCGTCTGGCCAGCTCCCGTCGTACGCCCATGTTTTCCCCCTTCGTACCGCATCGCGTAATCCCAGGTCATGAGGGGCGGTGCAGCGAACGTGCATCAGGGCTGCGTCACATCTGTTCTGTTCCAGGAGCGGCGACTGCGTTTGCCTGGAGGTCTCGCCGCAGCGGAACGGGGTTTGCGCGTTCCGCCGCTGCACTCACCGTACCGCTGCCGTGATCGTCCGGTCGCTCAGTGTTCGCACACGACCGGCTTTCCCGGCAGCCGCCCCTCGCTACACCTGGACAGGAGGTGCGACTGATGGTTCCTGATGTTGAAGCCCTCAGCGGACTGGACCTGGCGTGCGAGCCCTCCTCGATCCGAGACGCCCGCCGCTACGCGCAGGACATCCTGGAACGCTGGGCAGTGCCGGACGACATCCTGGACGACGCGCTCGTCATCGTGTCCGAACTCGCCACCAACGCCGTACGCCACACGGTCCCGCCGGTCACCTCTCCCGTGCCCGGTGGCGGGCAACTCGGACTCCGTCGGTACTCGTTGGCACTCCGGACTGCCGGTGGCCGCCTGTACATCGCTGTACGGGACCAGAACCCGGCACCGCCTGTGCAGCGCGCGGCCCCCTGCTACGCCGAGACCGGGCGCGGGCTGCGGATCGTATCCACCCTGACCGACGGCCGCTGGGGATACGAACGGACCCCTGCACGACCGGGCAAACAGGTATGGGCGTCCCTGCCACTGCCCGACGATCACCACCGAAGGCGGATCAGTCACGTCCGGCTACCTGCCGAGCAGGCGGAGGACGGCCCGAGCGAGATCGCCGTGCCGCTGGACCTGCTGCCGTCCCGGCCGGCCGGCATCAACCACCGGAACTTCTTCGAGGGCGTGATGATGCCCCTCACCGCTACCGACAGCATGGACGACGCGGTCTTCGAGGGAAGCATCGGCTGCAATCCCTGCGATGCGGACGACCGGCTGCGCATCCAGGTGGTCAACATCCAGGTCAGCGTGGGCCGCTGCATTCTCGGCCTGGGCCCCAGGGACTCACCGACATCGCCGTGTCCACCCGGGTCCGGCAGAAGTCGGCCTACGCCGACGCCCTCATCCAGCGAGCACGCGCCTTGCGGGCGGAGGAGATGCCCGGCGGCCACCACCGCGGCGCGCCCCATCTGCGGCGGACGGCGTGGTTCGTGAGCGAGTTGCTGGACCAGTTCGTCGCGCTCGGCTCCATCGAGGGGGCGGCGTGAGCGTCATCTGCCACGAGTTGCTGATCACGCGGGTTCCCGGATCGGGCCACTCCCGTCGAGGTCCGCCGCCGCGTCCGTGACCGGTGGGCGGTGCCTGCCGCGTACTGACTTCTCCGGTTGCGTCCGTGACCGGAGCGCCCCATCACGAGCAGAGGAATGACCTTGCATTCGATTCATCACACCTCGTCAGCCCCTTTACTCGACGGTGACACCGCCGCCGTCGCCGCGTCCCACGTCGGTGTGCCGTATCCGGCTGGTGTCCGGGCGCGGGTGCGGCTGATGACCGTGGCCCGTACCGCCGGCCTTCACCTGTCGGCCCAGGAGTCCGACCACGCCCCGGACGGCGAGCGCATCCGGCTGGGGGAGGCGGACGAGACGACCGTACGGGCGCCGGGCGACCTCATCGTCGCCGCCCGGCACGCCACGCCGGTGCCCGTCGCCCCGCCCGTCACGGGTGGTGCCGGTCGGCGGCTGCGGGAGACCGTACGCGCGGTCGGGCTGGAGCTGAACCCGGGTGCGCCCCGTACCGGGCCCGACGGCCTCCGGTTCCCGCTGGGCGAGGCCGATCACGCCACCGTGTCCCGCCTGGCCGACCTGATCACCACCGGCCACACCCGTCTGCACCTGGCCGCCGACGACCTGCGCTTCGTCCTGGTCGCCCACGGCCTCAACGCCGAACAGGTCAACGTCGACGCCGGCACCGTGGTCTTCGGCGCCATCGACGTGCCCGACGCCCGCACCCTCCTGCGCCTGCTGACCGGCGAGACCGGAAACGGCCCCGACTACTCCGACGACCCCCAGGGGTGCGAGGCGCTGGCCGCACGGATCACCGACGCGGTGAAAGCCGTCACCGGGGGCGGCGACGTCAACGCCACCTACACCCCGTACTGCCCCCGGTGCCGCGAGGAAGCCGCCATCCTCGTGCACGGCCTGCCCCTCCCGTACGTCGCGCGCCTGACCGACCACCTCACCCACACCGCCGCATAGCGCACAAACACAGCGGGCGGAGGACCGGATCTGCGCTCCTCCGCCCGCCAACACCCCACCCCGCCGCAACCCGCAGGAAGACTCCGACCCCCGTAACCCCCAACCCCCAACCGCCGCCCGGCGCGGCCCCCGTTCCCTACATCACCCTGCGCGAGAACGAGCACGACGTCTCCGACCGCTCGCTGGCCCTGCGGCCGTTCCGTAACGGCCTGGGCCTGTGCTACGCCGACGAGCAGGACGACGACCGCGACCCCAGCGGAATCCTCTGCGCCCGCGTCACCCAGAACCGCAACCCCACCAACTGGCCCACCGGCAAACCCCACTGGAAACAGGTCCACCCCACCCGGCAGCGCGAATGCGCCACCCACATGCTCTGCCACGTCTGCAAGGACCAGCCCAGCCGCACCGAGACGGGCATCCTCTTCATCGACGTCCCCAGCACCCAAGGCCACCCCGAAGCCAAACAGTTGGAGGGCCTTCGCACCTTCCAGCCGCCCGTCTGCCTCCCCCACGCCAAAACCGCCATCGACCTGTGCCCCCACCTCCACCGCAACGCCTTCGTCGCCATGCGCGTCGCCGCCCCCCGTGTGGCCGGAATGCTCGGCACCCCCTACACGATCTCCGGATTCACCATCACCCCCGCCCACACCACCCCGAAACAGGCGATCATCCCCTTCAACCACCCCCAACGCCACTACTTCCTCGGCGCCCAATACGCCATCGAACTCAACCAGATCACCGTCATCGACCTCGAAGACGAACTCGCCAAGGCAACCACCCGTGGACGAGTGACGATCACCTGACCAGCAAGCCCCGGGGGCCGGCCATGGCTCTCCGATTGGTGCGGGTTCACGAGAACGACAGATCACCCGGCGACAGCCTCCCGGCTGAGCGGCACCGTCCGCTGTTGGCCGAACACCCAACGTATGTACGAACGAGAGAACTTCCCCACATGACCCGCCTGACCGACACGACCGTCGAACCCGACGAGGCCACCCGGCTGCGGAACAGCTCCCTCGCCCGGTTCGGGCGAAGGGAACGATGACGCCTGCTCTCCGCAAGGCATTTGTCGGCACGCGCCGCGAGGTGGCGAGGCGGTGGCGCCTGGATCACCTTCCGCCGGGGACCTGGCCGGTCCGGGTCGACGCCGAGTTCGTCTCCGTACCCGCGTCGTTCCTCTCGTTGCCTTCCCGGGTCGGCAGGTCCGGATCGAAGGTGCCGGCCCCGTCCGGTCCGGCGGTCATGGCCTCTGGCCGTGTGTGGCCGCCCAGCGGGCGCCACCCCACGTCGGGTCGATCCGTTGGGGATCGGTTTGGCGAAGGACGGGCGCAAATGGTTTCCGCGGAGGCATGTACGCGAAGCTTGCGGTGAATCCGCCGCGTGAACAGCGGCACAGCAGCCGGGTGCGGCTGACGTCGTGTCAGGGTCGTGGGGGTACGCGGGGCGGTTCGATGCGGGACAGCCAGGTGGTCAGGAGCGTTTCGAGGTCGCCCGCTTCCTGCGGGGTGAGGTCCGCCAGGAGCCGGTGCTCGTTGTGGATGTGCTCGGTGAACGCCTGGTCGATGAGTTCGCGTCCGGCGTCGGTGAGGGCGACGACCCGGCCGCGTCCGTCGGTTTCGCTGGTCCGGCGGGTGACCAGCCCCGCCCGTTCCAGACGGTCGATCCGTTTCGTCATGGCGCCGGTCGTCACCATGGTGTGGGCGGCCAGCAGGCCCGGGGCCCGTTCGAAGGGCGCGCCCGCGCGGCGCAGCGTCGCCAGGACGTCGAACTCGCCTTCGCTCAGGTTGTAGCGGGCGTAGACGACGCACAACTCCTGGGTGAGGGCGCGGGCGAGGCGGTGGAGCCGGCCGATGACGGCCTGGGGGCCCACGTCGAGGTCCGGCCGTTCCCGCCGCCACTCGGCCTGGACCCGGGCCACCTGGTCGGGTGCCTGGACCCTGGCCACCTGGTCGGGTGCCTGCTCCCGGGCCACCTGGTCGGGTGCCTGCTGCTGTTCCATGGAAGCGACTATATCTTCCGTGGAAGGTATAGTCGCTTCCATGGAAGGTATACGAGGGCCGCGAGTGCTTCGGTCGGCGCGGCATCGGGCGCGGCCTGTGGTCCGGCCGCGCGGGATTCCGTCGTGAACTCCGGGCGCCGGACCCTTCGGCCGGGGCGGCGCGTCGGCATCTCGCGCCCGGCGATCCCCTCCAGCCGGTCCGCGCCGCGCTCCGCCACGGCGGGGCGTGGCGCACTGCGGCGGGGTGCCGGCGTGCTCGCGCTGCTGCTGGCCGCCGTCAATCTCCGGCCCGCGGTCACCAGCCTCGGCCCGGTGCTCGACGAGGTCCGGGTGAGCCTCGGGCTGAGTCCCGCCGTCGCCGGGGTCCTCACCTCCGTGCCGGCGGCCTGCTTCGCGCTGGTCGGCTTCCTCGGACCCCGGCTGGCCCGCCGGTACGGGCCCGACGCGGTCGTCACCGCGGGCATGACGGCGATCGCGGTCGGGCTGGTCCTGCGCGCTTTCGCCTCGGGCGCCGCCCTGTTCTTCGGGTCCAGTGCCCTCGCGCTCGCCGGGATCGCGGTGGCCAATGTCCTGCTGCCGGTCGTGGTCAAGCAACGCTTCCCGGCACGGGTCGGCATGATGACCGGCCTCTACGCCACGGCCCTCAACCTGGGCGCGTCGGCCGCCGCCGCCCTCACCGTGCCGCTGACCCGGATCCACGGCGCCGACTGGCGGCTCGGGTTGGCGGCCTGGGGAGGGCTCGCCGCTCTCGCCGTACCGTCATGGGTCGCCCTGGCCCGTTCGCGTGGTCGGGACAGGGGCGCCCCGGCCTCCGCGTCCAGCGCACAGGACGCCGTAGCCGTGACACCCGGGGCCGCACCCGACGTACCCCTCACCCGTAACCCCACCGCCTGGGCGCTCGCCGTCTACTTCGGCCTCCAGGCCACCGCCGCCTACGTCATCATCGGCTGGCTGCCCCAGATCTTCCGCGACGCCGGACTCTCCGCCGAGAGCGCCGGTCTGCTCTTCGCCCTCACCTCGGTGCTGGGGATACCGCTGTCCTTCGCGCTGTCCGCCCTCGCCGGTCGGCTGCGCGGCCAGAGCGGGATCGCGGTGACCATCGGGGTGTTCGGACTCGCCGGATACGCCGGGCTGTGGGCGGCGCCGACCGCCGCGCCGTGGCTGTGGGCCGTACTGCTCGGCGTCGCCAACTGCTCCTTCCCGCTGGCGCTGACGATGATCGGGATGCGCGGCCGGGACAGCGCGACGGTGGTCCGACTGTCGGCCTTCGTACAGAGCGCCGGCTACCTCCTGTCGATCCCCGGTCCCGTCCTGGTCGGGGCTCTCTACGAGCACAGCGGGAGCTGGCGGCCACCGCTGTTCTTCCTGGCGCTGCTGATGCTCCCTCAACTCGCCGCGGGCCTGCTCGCGGGCCGCAACCGCCCCATCGGCTGACCGGCACCACCGACCCCCTGCGACGAGGCGGCCGGTTGACGGATTCCGAGACGCCTCACCGTTCGCCGCTCGAACAACTTCCTCCGCGGCGGGCGCGGAATGGCCATATCGGGTGATCTCCCACGGCTGTCTCGGTGATGCGACCAATCCGCGCGGGCTCGGGCCGCGAACGTTCCTCGAAGCGCCCGCGACGGAGTGGGCGCGCAGTGGACAGAGATGGGGCGTGATGGGCGCAGAGCGCATCGACACCCGACTGCTGGCGGAACTCACCGAGCAGTCACAGGACCTCAACAGCGACGCCGTGCGGATCACCGCCGACGCGTTGGGCGACTTCTCCGAGGCCGCCCGTGACCAGGCGCGGTCGCCGCGCTGGTGGCGGCGCGGCGGGACGGTGGCCGGGATGGCGGGCGCCGCCGCGCTGCTGACCTCGGCGCGGGCCGCCGCGGCGACGACGAGCGACGACATCAAGGCGCTGCAGACCGCCGCGTCGATCGAGAACCTCGCGGTCAGCGTCTACCGGACGGCCGCGGGCCTGCCGTTCATCAAGGACGGCAACAAGACGATCGCGGCCTTCATCGCCAAGACGACCACGCAGCACGAGGCGCACGCCAAGGCGTTCAACGCGGCGGCCACCCAGGCGGGCGGCGCCGCGCAGACGGCGCCCGACCCGAAGTACGCGGCCGTGGTCAAGCGCACGCTCCCGACCATCAAGACCTCCGCGGACGTCGTCAAGCTGGCGATCACCCTGGAGGACGTGGCCGCGCAGACGTACACCAAGAACGTCGGCATGGTCCACAGCACCCAGTTGCGCAAGCTCTTCGCGTCGGTGGCGCCGGTCGAGGCCCAGCACCGGGCCACGCTGCTGGCCGTACAGGCGCTGCTCGCCGGGAACATGTCCGACCTGATCGCCATCCCGACCGACGTGGCCAAGCTGCCGGCCGCCGCGGGCAGCGTCGGGTTCCCCAACGCCTTCTATCCGACCACCAATGCCTCGCCGATCACTGAGGGGGCCGTGAAGTGAGCACCACGCACTCCGGCTGGGAACTGCCGATCAGCGAGGGTCAACTCGCCCGCCTCACCCGGGACATGGAGGAGGCACACCGCTCGACGCTGCCCGACATGCGGGCGGGCGCGGTGGATCTCGCCGAGGAGATCCGCACCGGGCGGCCCGCCGCCGAGGACCGGCCGCACGATCCGGCCCGCCGCCGCTTCCTGCTCGGCGCGGGCGGACTGGCCGCCGCCTTCGCGCTGGCGGCCTGCGCCGGCAAGGACGAGAACACCTCCGCCGCGTCGACCAAGGGCGTCGGCGGC
It encodes the following:
- a CDS encoding helix-turn-helix transcriptional regulator: MGVRRELARRRKALGYSQERLAEVLGVDRVTIGRWERGETDPQPYLRPRLAKALQSSAAEIEALLSPQGDRPAPVPARAVSAEAPGAHAESGYRDDMIRREFLRLVSLTGALVALSPDDADRVPAEDVAEVQVMTSHLWQVYGLARAKQTVYPLVHDQISDLTRLLGHAHREGRHRELCGQAGSLFQLAGEIFFDGNRYTEAAECYALAASASKEAGNADLWAASLTRHSFIGVYERRFRETAPILDAAGLLARKGDSHLSTRYWVAAVQAQVYAGLGDLDACNRALDQAQEVHYLSDPSPGGWLRFDGSRLDEERGSCYVTLGRLDLAETALIDALGRQLSMRRQGSVLTDLAVIGARRRDIDRLLSYGTAAVELAERTSSGYIGRRLEGLRGYLAPFLPDKRVADFNDHISSLIAA
- a CDS encoding DUF6415 family natural product biosynthesis protein, with the protein product MGVPATARRSPPKADQSRPATCRAGGGRPERDRRAAGPAAVPAGRHQPPELLRGRDDAPHRYRQHGRRGLRGKHRLQSLRCGRPAAHPGGQHPGQRGPLHSRPGPQGLTDIAVSTRVRQKSAYADALIQRARALRAEEMPGGHHRGAPHLRRTAWFVSELLDQFVALGSIEGAA
- a CDS encoding MarR family winged helix-turn-helix transcriptional regulator, with protein sequence MARVQAEWRRERPDLDVGPQAVIGRLHRLARALTQELCVVYARYNLSEGEFDVLATLRRAGAPFERAPGLLAAHTMVTTGAMTKRIDRLERAGLVTRRTSETDGRGRVVALTDAGRELIDQAFTEHIHNEHRLLADLTPQEAGDLETLLTTWLSRIEPPRVPPRP
- a CDS encoding CynX/NimT family MFS transporter, translated to MNSGRRTLRPGRRVGISRPAIPSSRSAPRSATAGRGALRRGAGVLALLLAAVNLRPAVTSLGPVLDEVRVSLGLSPAVAGVLTSVPAACFALVGFLGPRLARRYGPDAVVTAGMTAIAVGLVLRAFASGAALFFGSSALALAGIAVANVLLPVVVKQRFPARVGMMTGLYATALNLGASAAAALTVPLTRIHGADWRLGLAAWGGLAALAVPSWVALARSRGRDRGAPASASSAQDAVAVTPGAAPDVPLTRNPTAWALAVYFGLQATAAYVIIGWLPQIFRDAGLSAESAGLLFALTSVLGIPLSFALSALAGRLRGQSGIAVTIGVFGLAGYAGLWAAPTAAPWLWAVLLGVANCSFPLALTMIGMRGRDSATVVRLSAFVQSAGYLLSIPGPVLVGALYEHSGSWRPPLFFLALLMLPQLAAGLLAGRNRPIG
- a CDS encoding ferritin-like domain-containing protein; translated protein: MGAERIDTRLLAELTEQSQDLNSDAVRITADALGDFSEAARDQARSPRWWRRGGTVAGMAGAAALLTSARAAAATTSDDIKALQTAASIENLAVSVYRTAAGLPFIKDGNKTIAAFIAKTTTQHEAHAKAFNAAATQAGGAAQTAPDPKYAAVVKRTLPTIKTSADVVKLAITLEDVAAQTYTKNVGMVHSTQLRKLFASVAPVEAQHRATLLAVQALLAGNMSDLIAIPTDVAKLPAAAGSVGFPNAFYPTTNASPITEGAVK